The following are encoded in a window of Paramormyrops kingsleyae isolate MSU_618 chromosome 12, PKINGS_0.4, whole genome shotgun sequence genomic DNA:
- the LOC140577721 gene encoding uncharacterized protein: MSAIVSQSPPAPAAGPSQQGEWVTTRRHSRKFKQDSHRHHSPIRVSNRFSPLSETPTEPPVESALVIGDSMLRNVRVATPAAVVNCLPGARATDILSNLKVLAKSKRKYSHIVIHVSTNDVRLRQSEITKANFIAVCSLARKMSASVTCSGPIPARRGDEMYSRLSSLHRWLSEWCPINGVGYIDHWRTFWGRPWLLKRDGIHPTWAGADLLSKSIAHSLRADC; encoded by the coding sequence atgtccgctatagtgagccagtctccccctgctccggcagcagggccttcgcagcaaggcgagtgggtgacgacccggcggcatagccgtaagttcaaacaggactcacaccggcaccattcacccattcgcgtttccaacaggttctccccactcagtgaaacacccactgagccgcctgttgaaagcgctctggtaatcggcgattctatgctaagaaacgtgagagtagcgactccagcggccgtagttaattgtctccctggtgccagagcgaccgacatcttatcaaacttaaaagtgctggctaagagtAAACGTAAGTATTCGCATATTGTTATCCACGTCAGCAcaaatgatgtccgattgaggcaatcggagatcactaaagcaaatttcatagcggtgtgcagccttgcgaggaagatgtccgcgtcagtaacatgctctggccctatccctgctagacgtggtgatgaaatgtacagcagattatcgtcgctgcatcgctggctgtcggaatggtgcccgataaatggtgtgggttatatagaccattggcggacattctggggtaggccttggcttttgaagagggacggtattcaccccacgtgggctggtgccgatctcctgtcaaaaagcatagctcacagtcttagggcagattgctga